The following coding sequences lie in one Heyndrickxia oleronia genomic window:
- a CDS encoding response regulator transcription factor, which produces MVKKILVVDDEPSIVTLLKFNLEQAGFSVMTASDGREGYEMASNQSPDIIVLDLMLPQMDGMEICKRLRQDKINTPILMLTAKDDEFDKILGLELGADDYLTKPFSPREVIARVKAILRRTQDAGETSSQEDKSLTIGNLEVFPEQFEAYFNKEKLELTPKEFELLHYLSSHRGKVLSRDQLLDSVWNYDYAGDTRIVDVHISHLREKIEEDTKQPQYIKTIRGFGYKMEGPKNE; this is translated from the coding sequence GTGGTGAAGAAGATATTAGTCGTAGATGATGAACCATCAATTGTAACGCTATTAAAATTCAACTTGGAACAAGCCGGTTTTTCTGTAATGACAGCTTCTGATGGGAGAGAAGGCTATGAAATGGCCTCTAATCAATCACCTGATATAATTGTCTTAGATCTCATGCTCCCTCAAATGGATGGGATGGAAATTTGTAAAAGACTACGTCAAGATAAAATTAATACACCAATCTTAATGCTGACAGCAAAAGATGATGAATTTGATAAAATCTTAGGTCTGGAATTGGGAGCGGATGATTATTTAACAAAACCATTCAGTCCTAGAGAAGTTATTGCAAGGGTGAAAGCAATATTAAGGCGGACCCAGGATGCTGGAGAAACAAGTTCGCAGGAAGATAAGTCACTAACAATTGGAAACCTAGAGGTGTTCCCTGAACAATTTGAAGCCTATTTCAATAAAGAAAAACTAGAATTAACTCCTAAAGAATTTGAATTATTACATTATTTGTCCAGTCATCGGGGGAAGGTATTAAGTCGTGATCAACTTTTAGATTCCGTGTGGAATTATGATTATGCTGGGGATACTAGAATTGTTGATGTTCATATTAGTCATCTCCGTGAAAAAATAGAAGAGGATACGAAACAGCCACAATATATTAAAACGATTCGTGGGTTTGGCTATAAAATGGAAGGACCCAAAAATGAATAA
- a CDS encoding PDZ domain-containing protein, producing the protein MWLIEILKGIGKFFLHPIFYYSIFLAILAGIVRVKKERNDFHIRVYDIYQELRYLLPAGLLIGLIVSLITISSGFVISFSMIAVLAIITIVLSLIGNFRYLSSAFTIGFSFILLFLASEMNWDFPILSEHPSDSSLSGFIVILGILLIVEGIQMVRNGTKKFSPILRESRRGLTVGAHQVKRIWLIPVFCFLPVGPMTAPFEWWPTFDFGTTSYSLILIPFAIGFQQQIQSTLPQIAVKRIGMNVIWLGIIALAIAIAGMWWSIFSIAAVIIAILGRGWISYRHRVRENSATYYFTPQKKGLMVLAIIPFSPAEKLGLQMGEIIYKCNGQITLNKNEFYKALQKNRAYCKLEVFDVNGEIRFVQGALFEGDHHELGILTIEDKKKWNGNEAS; encoded by the coding sequence GTGTGGTTAATTGAAATCCTAAAAGGAATAGGGAAGTTCTTTCTTCATCCGATCTTCTATTATTCGATCTTTTTGGCTATTCTTGCAGGGATTGTTCGAGTAAAAAAAGAACGGAATGATTTCCATATTCGTGTATATGATATATATCAAGAATTGCGCTATCTATTACCAGCAGGTTTATTAATAGGATTAATTGTATCTTTGATTACGATTAGCAGTGGTTTTGTTATTTCTTTTTCAATGATTGCTGTACTTGCTATTATAACCATCGTACTTAGCCTTATTGGAAATTTTCGCTATCTATCTTCTGCATTTACAATTGGTTTTTCGTTTATCCTATTATTTTTAGCTAGCGAAATGAATTGGGATTTTCCAATATTATCTGAACATCCATCAGACAGTAGTTTGTCAGGATTTATCGTAATACTTGGTATACTGCTGATTGTTGAAGGGATTCAAATGGTTCGGAATGGAACAAAGAAATTTTCACCGATTCTTCGAGAAAGTCGTCGTGGATTAACTGTAGGAGCGCATCAAGTAAAAAGAATATGGTTGATACCGGTTTTTTGCTTCCTTCCTGTTGGGCCTATGACTGCTCCTTTTGAGTGGTGGCCGACCTTTGACTTTGGTACTACATCCTATTCACTCATTCTTATCCCATTTGCTATTGGCTTCCAACAACAAATCCAAAGCACATTACCACAAATAGCGGTTAAGCGGATTGGTATGAATGTTATATGGCTTGGTATTATTGCTTTAGCAATTGCAATAGCTGGTATGTGGTGGTCTATCTTTTCCATTGCAGCTGTTATTATTGCGATACTAGGAAGAGGATGGATTTCTTACCGTCATCGAGTCCGCGAAAATTCAGCAACCTATTATTTCACTCCTCAGAAAAAAGGGCTTATGGTATTAGCCATTATTCCTTTTTCACCAGCCGAGAAATTAGGGCTGCAAATGGGAGAGATTATTTATAAATGCAATGGACAAATAACACTTAATAAGAATGAGTTTTATAAAGCTCTTCAAAAAAATCGTGCGTATTGTAAATTAGAAGTTTTTGATGTGAACGGAGAAATTCGCTTTGTTCAAGGTGCGTTATTCGAGGGAGATCATCATGAGTTAGGGATATTGACAATTGAGGATAAGAAAAAGTGGAATGGCAATGAAGCATCTTAG
- a CDS encoding DUF4931 domain-containing protein has translation MSQFTHLEFLQNIGSQKPKTINNHETQCPFCQVDQLENILAQQDTIILLKNKYATLKDTFQTVLIETDQCQSDLSLYTKEHLYQLIDFGVHHWLEMVNSGKYTSVIFFKNHGPLSGGTIRHPHMQIVGLRNINYQHNINKADFMGIEIASQSSVEFNLSNKPRMGFFEYNVLLHDLKDLQIMADYIQLAVHYILHHSHFKCESYNLFFYQIDGQIACKIIPRYITPPLFVGYSIPQVASNLDEIVDRIKSIYKL, from the coding sequence ATGAGTCAGTTTACACACTTAGAATTTCTACAAAATATAGGTTCACAAAAGCCAAAAACAATAAATAATCATGAGACACAATGTCCCTTTTGTCAGGTGGATCAACTAGAAAACATACTGGCACAACAAGATACGATCATATTATTGAAAAATAAATATGCAACACTAAAGGATACTTTTCAAACAGTATTAATAGAAACAGACCAATGTCAATCGGATCTATCTTTATATACGAAAGAACATCTTTATCAATTGATAGATTTTGGTGTTCATCATTGGTTGGAGATGGTAAATAGCGGAAAATACACTTCTGTCATTTTCTTCAAAAATCATGGTCCGTTATCAGGAGGGACAATCCGTCATCCCCATATGCAAATTGTTGGACTTCGGAATATCAATTATCAACATAATATAAATAAAGCTGATTTTATGGGGATTGAAATAGCAAGTCAATCAAGTGTAGAGTTCAATCTCTCAAACAAACCAAGAATGGGCTTTTTTGAATATAATGTTCTTTTGCACGATCTTAAAGATTTGCAGATCATGGCGGATTATATTCAATTAGCCGTACATTACATTCTTCATCATAGTCATTTTAAATGTGAAAGCTACAATCTTTTTTTCTATCAAATAGATGGGCAGATAGCTTGTAAAATTATTCCTAGATACATTACCCCCCCTCTATTTGTAGGATATTCGATACCACAGGTCGCAAGTAATTTAGATGAAATTGTAGACCGAATAAAAAGCATCTATAAATTATAA
- a CDS encoding undecaprenyl-diphosphate phosphatase, which translates to MHLWESFVAFVLGLVEGLTEFAPVSSTGHMIIVDDLLLKSKELFSQEIANTFKVVIQLGSILAAVVVFWDRFLNLLGLKKNVTVEQQRGQRLKLSQVIVGLIPAGVLGFLFDDYIDEHLFSVNTVVIGLFAGAILMIVADLVRPRKPKVETVDQMTYTQAFIIGLFQCIALWPGFSRSGSTISGGVLLGLNHRAASDFTFIMAVPIMAGASFISLLKNWEYITSASIPFFIVGFISAFIFALLAIRFFLKLINKIKLIPFAIYRIILAIVIYFVFL; encoded by the coding sequence TTGCATTTATGGGAATCTTTTGTAGCTTTTGTTCTTGGATTGGTAGAGGGGTTAACCGAATTTGCTCCAGTATCATCTACAGGACATATGATTATTGTCGATGATCTTCTTTTAAAATCAAAGGAATTATTCTCACAGGAAATAGCAAATACGTTTAAAGTAGTGATTCAATTAGGATCAATTCTAGCGGCTGTTGTAGTCTTTTGGGACAGGTTTTTAAACTTGTTAGGCTTAAAGAAAAATGTAACAGTAGAACAACAAAGAGGTCAACGCCTGAAATTGTCTCAGGTCATTGTCGGTTTAATTCCTGCGGGAGTACTTGGATTTCTTTTTGATGATTACATAGATGAACATTTATTTTCCGTGAATACGGTAGTAATCGGATTATTTGCAGGGGCTATTTTAATGATTGTAGCTGACTTGGTTCGTCCACGTAAGCCAAAAGTAGAAACTGTTGATCAAATGACCTATACTCAAGCATTTATTATTGGTTTATTTCAATGTATTGCCTTATGGCCTGGTTTTTCGCGATCAGGTTCGACCATCTCTGGTGGGGTATTACTAGGACTTAACCATCGTGCTGCTTCCGACTTTACTTTTATAATGGCTGTTCCTATCATGGCAGGAGCTAGCTTTATATCATTGCTGAAAAATTGGGAATATATTACATCGGCTTCTATTCCATTTTTTATTGTTGGCTTTATTAGTGCATTTATTTTCGCATTATTAGCGATTCGTTTCTTCTTAAAGCTTATTAATAAAATAAAATTGATTCCATTTGCAATCTATCGAATCATTCTTGCCATTGTGATTTATTTCGTATTTTTATAA
- a CDS encoding ring-cleaving dioxygenase produces the protein MQLKGIHHVSAITANAQENLHFYTKVLGMRLIKKTVNQDNPSVYHLFYGDEKGSAGTELTYFEIPHAARNHDGNNSISEISLRVKNDRAITFWKKRFEELNVEHEEITEVFNRQTLRFKDFEGQRMALISDEKNTGVESGKPWEKSPVPQEFGITGLGPVKLTVPDAKQTITTLTEILGFHKKGHYPSPIPGQSDIIVYETGEGGTGAEVHIEERNDLPRERLGRGGVHHVAFRVDNADELHHWIQKVQNEQMVNSGFVDRFYFKSLYFREPNRILFELATDGPGFATDEDIEHLGESLALPPFLEPKRNEIEAELKPLQTKQ, from the coding sequence ATGCAATTAAAAGGAATTCATCATGTTTCCGCGATTACTGCAAATGCTCAGGAAAATCTTCATTTCTATACAAAAGTACTCGGTATGCGCTTAATTAAGAAAACGGTTAATCAAGATAATCCCTCTGTCTATCATTTATTTTATGGTGATGAAAAAGGGAGTGCTGGCACCGAATTAACATACTTTGAAATTCCACATGCTGCAAGAAACCACGATGGGAATAACAGTATTTCGGAGATATCCTTAAGGGTTAAAAATGATCGTGCAATAACGTTTTGGAAAAAGAGATTTGAAGAACTGAATGTAGAGCACGAGGAAATTACAGAAGTCTTTAATCGCCAAACCTTACGTTTTAAGGATTTTGAAGGGCAGCGAATGGCGCTTATCTCTGATGAAAAGAATACAGGAGTTGAAAGTGGCAAACCGTGGGAAAAAAGCCCAGTGCCGCAGGAGTTTGGCATCACTGGTTTAGGTCCGGTTAAATTAACGGTACCAGATGCAAAGCAAACGATAACCACTCTTACAGAGATTCTAGGATTTCATAAAAAAGGTCATTATCCATCACCTATTCCAGGTCAAAGTGATATTATCGTATACGAAACCGGCGAGGGTGGTACTGGAGCGGAAGTCCATATCGAGGAAAGAAATGATTTACCTCGGGAAAGATTAGGACGTGGCGGTGTCCACCATGTTGCCTTCCGTGTAGATAATGCGGATGAACTACATCATTGGATACAAAAAGTACAGAATGAACAAATGGTAAACTCTGGATTTGTTGATAGGTTCTACTTTAAATCTCTTTATTTTAGAGAACCTAATCGGATTCTTTTTGAGCTTGCAACAGACGGACCCGGATTTGCAACAGATGAAGACATCGAACATTTAGGGGAATCATTGGCATTACCGCCATTCTTAGAACCAAAACGAAATGAAATTGAGGCGGAATTAAAACCGCTTCAAACAAAACAATAA
- a CDS encoding helix-turn-helix transcriptional regulator: MKKTASTKDEILHLLKRYKKMSVVDLETHLEITGMAVRRHLNNLENERMIQSETIRKNMGRPVQLYSLTKIGEGHFPKSYSNMTVEFLEDIEAINGPEMIDVLFQNRETRMEAKYKARIEQNDLKDRVAELAKIQNENGYMVDWEEKEEGVFELIEYNCPIFEVARKYPKACSCEQSLFQKVLQTDEIEQVCCMSKGGDHCKYLIKVADNNE; this comes from the coding sequence TTGAAAAAAACAGCTTCGACCAAAGATGAAATTTTACATTTATTGAAAAGATATAAAAAGATGAGTGTTGTTGATTTAGAAACACATCTTGAAATTACAGGGATGGCAGTTAGACGGCATTTAAATAACTTAGAGAATGAACGTATGATTCAGTCCGAAACAATTCGCAAAAATATGGGAAGACCTGTTCAATTGTATTCATTAACGAAAATTGGTGAAGGACATTTTCCAAAAAGTTATTCCAATATGACTGTTGAATTTTTGGAGGATATTGAAGCAATAAATGGGCCAGAAATGATTGATGTATTGTTTCAAAATCGGGAAACTCGAATGGAAGCAAAATATAAAGCGCGTATTGAACAAAACGATTTAAAGGATCGAGTGGCTGAATTAGCGAAAATTCAAAATGAAAATGGATATATGGTTGACTGGGAAGAAAAGGAAGAAGGCGTATTTGAATTAATTGAGTATAATTGTCCTATTTTTGAGGTTGCCAGAAAATATCCAAAAGCCTGTTCATGTGAGCAAAGCTTATTCCAAAAGGTCTTACAAACAGATGAAATCGAGCAAGTCTGCTGTATGTCAAAAGGCGGTGACCACTGTAAATACCTCATCAAGGTGGCGGACAATAATGAATAA
- the spoIIP gene encoding stage II sporulation protein P has protein sequence MKLRLSFLIPFLLVTGILVVSSLLTSFGSKLFTSTYVSQSIKNFAPENFIYLMGMEFSQVSDVLPAKTKPPKVSTIVFKAATNLKPGDIRSLLGRELPGFYAYDAEIIYAGNGADYTNLPVESSPPLEELLKDNEINEDKIITEETPEETEKPDQTTNGRKVVYIYHTHSYESFKPLLKNGAVSSNNEKVNVIAVGSKLAEELEKRGIGVLHDKTNMAEMLNAKGLKTNAAYNVSRTIVASALAKNTDITNIIDIHRDSQGRELTTTTINGKSYARISLVLGKEVQNYEKNRSFALEFKKKMEAKYPGLIFHIFSKGFDEGNGKYNQDLASQAMLFEIGGVDNTLDELYRSAEALADVYSEIYWQAEKVMAQ, from the coding sequence ATGAAATTGAGATTATCGTTCCTTATACCTTTCCTACTAGTAACTGGGATTCTAGTTGTTTCTAGCCTATTGACCTCTTTCGGCAGTAAATTATTCACTTCCACCTATGTCAGTCAATCCATCAAAAACTTTGCACCTGAAAACTTTATTTACTTAATGGGCATGGAGTTTTCACAGGTTTCAGATGTTTTACCTGCAAAAACTAAACCTCCAAAAGTATCAACCATCGTTTTCAAAGCAGCTACTAATTTAAAACCAGGGGATATTCGAAGTTTATTAGGTAGAGAGTTACCTGGATTTTACGCATATGACGCTGAAATTATTTACGCCGGAAATGGAGCGGATTATACAAACTTGCCTGTTGAATCTTCTCCCCCACTTGAGGAATTGTTAAAGGATAATGAAATTAATGAAGACAAAATCATTACAGAGGAGACACCAGAAGAGACGGAAAAACCTGATCAAACAACCAATGGAAGAAAGGTAGTCTATATTTATCACACCCATAGTTATGAATCCTTTAAGCCATTATTAAAAAACGGGGCAGTTTCAAGCAATAATGAAAAAGTGAATGTTATTGCTGTGGGATCTAAGCTTGCTGAGGAACTAGAGAAGCGAGGTATAGGTGTACTCCATGATAAAACAAATATGGCTGAAATGCTAAATGCTAAAGGATTAAAAACGAATGCCGCCTATAATGTATCAAGAACGATTGTCGCTTCAGCTTTAGCGAAAAATACAGATATAACAAACATTATCGATATTCACAGGGATTCCCAAGGACGAGAACTTACTACGACAACGATCAATGGAAAATCCTATGCGAGAATCTCTCTAGTTCTTGGCAAAGAAGTGCAAAACTATGAAAAAAACCGTAGTTTCGCCCTTGAATTCAAAAAGAAAATGGAAGCAAAATATCCTGGTCTTATCTTCCATATCTTTTCTAAAGGATTTGATGAAGGAAATGGAAAATACAATCAAGATCTTGCCTCACAAGCTATGTTATTTGAAATTGGTGGTGTAGACAATACATTAGATGAATTATATCGATCTGCCGAAGCACTAGCAGATGTATACAGTGAAATTTATTGGCAAGCAGAAAAGGTAATGGCACAATAA
- a CDS encoding NADPH-dependent FMN reductase, which produces MKLLGISGTISGTRTRLVVEKILDSAKEQFPEIETECLDLGKYDIQFCDGRDPASYTGDTKKVIDIVKDADMYIIATPIYQASMTGALKNLFDLVPVSAFHGKVIGFAATGGTYQHFLVIENQLKPIAGFFRSYVAPNYVYVHNDHFNENNEIIDETIIERINGLANQVVFMQKSLNN; this is translated from the coding sequence ATGAAGCTACTTGGAATCTCTGGAACAATTTCAGGAACTAGAACACGGTTAGTCGTAGAAAAGATTCTCGATTCAGCGAAAGAGCAATTTCCTGAAATTGAAACAGAATGTTTAGACTTAGGTAAATATGATATTCAATTTTGTGATGGCCGTGATCCTGCATCATACACAGGAGACACAAAAAAAGTGATAGATATCGTGAAAGATGCTGATATGTATATCATTGCCACACCTATTTATCAAGCTTCAATGACTGGAGCTTTAAAAAATTTATTTGATCTAGTGCCTGTTTCTGCCTTTCATGGCAAAGTCATTGGATTTGCTGCAACAGGTGGAACCTATCAGCATTTTCTAGTAATTGAAAATCAATTAAAACCAATTGCTGGTTTCTTCCGTTCCTATGTTGCACCAAACTATGTTTATGTGCATAATGATCATTTTAATGAGAATAATGAAATCATTGATGAAACCATTATCGAACGAATCAATGGACTCGCTAATCAAGTCGTCTTTATGCAAAAATCATTAAACAATTAG
- a CDS encoding flavin reductase family protein, protein MINKQLPKSRIIHPKILYYGTPVILMNTLNEDGSTNISPLSSSWALGDSLIIGISIEGKAFENLQKCSECVINIPHPELWKNVEALAPYTGKKDIPAEKKELGFTFEKDKFQAGQFTSIPSVSVQPSRIAECPIQIEAEMKHFRIPEETPFFAIVETRAIHVHAHENIMKGDGNHIDPKSWSPLIYNFRHYFGLSEEKGKSYRSET, encoded by the coding sequence ATGATAAACAAGCAATTGCCCAAATCAAGAATCATACATCCTAAAATTTTATATTATGGTACACCTGTTATCTTAATGAACACCTTAAATGAGGATGGTTCAACAAATATTAGTCCCCTATCCTCCTCTTGGGCATTAGGAGACTCACTGATCATTGGGATTTCAATCGAAGGGAAGGCATTTGAAAATTTACAAAAATGTTCTGAATGTGTGATCAACATACCTCATCCAGAACTATGGAAAAATGTCGAAGCACTTGCACCATACACTGGAAAAAAAGATATCCCAGCAGAAAAGAAGGAACTGGGTTTTACATTTGAAAAAGATAAATTCCAAGCAGGACAATTTACTTCGATCCCATCTGTTTCTGTTCAACCTAGTAGAATTGCAGAATGCCCTATACAAATTGAAGCAGAGATGAAACATTTCCGTATTCCAGAGGAAACACCCTTTTTTGCAATCGTAGAGACACGAGCCATACATGTACATGCTCATGAAAATATTATGAAAGGAGATGGGAATCATATAGATCCTAAAAGCTGGAGCCCACTCATCTATAATTTCAGGCATTATTTTGGACTAAGTGAAGAAAAAGGGAAATCCTATCGTTCTGAAACATAA
- a CDS encoding GNAT family N-acetyltransferase, whose product MIGAINLNITKLQPSQFRDALQLSEYAFQYQISEEEAKKKIESYMDHDIYGMYEDEVLAAKIHIRPFQIWLNGQKIRMGGIANVATYPEYRRNGYIRELLTHSLAEMKKKGQLVSYLHPFSIGFYRKFGWETFSNYIKIHFSKADLIKQNEVPGYIKRFTKKNYTRDVETIYDEYAQRFIGMFARDENRWKDTIINDRNIAIYYNLDHEPLGFILYQVANSRMEIREFVTIQHEARVGLWNFICQHDSMVTEIEMNTYETDPFLFTLANPDMKVHRLTYGMARIIDVQEFLNVYPFQPTNHESVSFQIIDENAPWNTGTYTLSNQSTISYSPHIEQQEMSCSCLTINHFTALLFRYKSAQELVDIGAIKGNKEEILKLEELLPKINPNLMDFF is encoded by the coding sequence ATGATAGGGGCGATAAACCTGAATATCACGAAACTACAACCAAGTCAATTTAGAGATGCACTACAATTATCAGAGTATGCTTTTCAGTATCAAATTTCAGAAGAAGAAGCAAAGAAAAAGATAGAATCATATATGGATCATGATATATACGGTATGTATGAGGATGAAGTATTAGCGGCAAAAATACATATTCGTCCATTTCAAATTTGGTTAAATGGTCAAAAAATAAGGATGGGTGGAATTGCAAATGTTGCCACTTATCCAGAGTACAGAAGAAATGGTTATATACGTGAACTTCTTACGCATTCCTTAGCTGAAATGAAAAAGAAGGGTCAACTTGTTTCTTATCTCCATCCATTTTCTATTGGTTTTTATCGGAAATTTGGATGGGAAACCTTCTCGAATTATATTAAAATTCATTTTTCCAAGGCAGATTTGATTAAACAAAATGAAGTTCCTGGATATATTAAGCGATTCACAAAGAAAAATTATACTAGAGATGTAGAAACTATCTATGATGAATATGCACAAAGATTTATTGGTATGTTTGCTCGTGATGAAAATAGGTGGAAAGATACAATAATTAATGATAGGAATATAGCGATTTACTATAATCTAGACCATGAGCCACTTGGATTTATTTTATATCAAGTAGCTAATTCAAGAATGGAAATTAGGGAATTCGTTACGATTCAACATGAGGCTAGAGTGGGACTTTGGAATTTCATTTGTCAGCATGATTCGATGGTGACAGAGATAGAAATGAATACATATGAAACAGACCCGTTTTTATTTACTCTAGCTAATCCTGATATGAAAGTACATCGTTTAACCTATGGAATGGCAAGAATTATTGATGTACAAGAATTTTTAAATGTTTATCCTTTTCAACCAACCAATCATGAATCTGTCTCATTCCAAATCATCGATGAAAATGCTCCTTGGAATACAGGAACATATACGTTAAGCAATCAATCAACAATCTCCTATTCACCACATATAGAGCAACAAGAAATGAGTTGCAGTTGCTTAACCATTAATCATTTTACAGCTTTATTATTCCGTTATAAATCAGCACAGGAGCTTGTAGATATTGGAGCAATAAAAGGAAATAAAGAAGAAATTCTTAAATTAGAAGAGTTACTCCCAAAGATAAACCCCAATCTAATGGATTTCTTTTAA
- a CDS encoding indolepyruvate ferredoxin oxidoreductase subunit alpha, which yields MAYVITFPCQGEKAAECVEVCPVDCIAEGKDQFYIDPDICIDCGACQAVCPVDAIFHEEELLDEDMEYFEKARKFFTS from the coding sequence ATGGCTTATGTTATTACATTCCCTTGTCAGGGGGAAAAGGCAGCTGAATGTGTAGAAGTTTGCCCAGTCGACTGTATTGCTGAAGGAAAAGATCAATTTTATATTGATCCGGATATTTGCATCGATTGCGGTGCTTGCCAAGCTGTATGTCCTGTTGATGCTATTTTTCATGAAGAAGAATTGCTTGACGAAGACATGGAATACTTTGAAAAAGCCCGTAAATTCTTTACTTCATGA
- a CDS encoding potassium channel family protein yields MPKQYAVIGLGRFGSAIAQALYSANNEVLGIDINEDRIDEHQDIVSHAIIADSTEELSMRNIGIRNFDTVIVSIGDNMQASILTVVILHELGVKHIVAKALNKHHGIVLSKVGATEVVYPDRDMALRIAHKLMTPNIIDYIELSEEYSIEEVKIPDALVGQSLIDLDIRAKYNVNIIAIRHANGKMAIAPEPNDQLKLHDIIIVIGKNNDIKRMAKFK; encoded by the coding sequence ATGCCAAAACAATACGCAGTGATTGGACTTGGAAGGTTCGGATCAGCCATTGCACAAGCACTTTATTCAGCAAATAATGAAGTTCTTGGCATCGATATTAATGAAGATCGAATTGATGAGCATCAAGACATTGTCAGCCATGCCATTATTGCAGATTCAACGGAAGAGTTAAGCATGCGAAACATAGGAATACGAAATTTTGATACGGTTATTGTCTCGATTGGCGATAATATGCAAGCCAGTATATTAACTGTCGTAATCTTACATGAACTAGGTGTTAAGCATATCGTTGCAAAAGCTCTTAATAAGCATCATGGAATTGTTTTATCAAAAGTTGGGGCAACTGAAGTCGTCTATCCAGATCGAGATATGGCATTACGAATTGCTCATAAACTAATGACTCCAAATATTATCGATTATATCGAACTATCAGAGGAATACAGTATTGAAGAAGTAAAGATACCTGATGCATTAGTAGGACAATCACTTATCGATCTAGACATCCGTGCTAAATACAATGTCAACATCATTGCGATCCGACATGCTAATGGGAAAATGGCAATCGCCCCAGAGCCAAATGATCAATTAAAGCTACATGACATAATCATTGTGATTGGAAAAAACAATGATATTAAACGAATGGCAAAATTTAAATAA
- a CDS encoding nucleoside hydrolase yields the protein MYNVLMFVDSGVDDSFALMYALQHPEINVVGVVSGYGNITKEQSMTNTAYLLHLAGREDIPIIAGSSGPLSGEIAKYYPEIHGQEGLGPINPPKEFGEVTIFDIDKIIEIIDAYPNKLIIIGIGRQTDVALPFIIYGNDAYQTVNAFYIMGGAFLVPGNVTAEAEANFYSDPIAAYQVMEKGRNIFLHPLNITNKAIIPPETIDYLAQNSRSAFKPIIKPAYDYYLNAYKKNVPGIQAAPLHDVLTISALANPSLVKYLPRRVTIEQFGAARGKSIADFRPKPDPQPKETLDWIGMEVDIPKFIENFTTVFMA from the coding sequence ATGTATAACGTGTTGATGTTTGTAGATTCAGGGGTAGATGATTCCTTTGCCTTAATGTATGCATTACAACATCCTGAAATAAATGTTGTAGGAGTTGTGAGTGGATACGGGAATATAACAAAGGAACAATCAATGACAAACACCGCATATTTATTACACTTGGCAGGAAGAGAGGATATCCCTATTATTGCTGGATCATCTGGTCCATTATCGGGAGAAATTGCTAAGTATTATCCTGAAATTCACGGTCAAGAAGGATTAGGACCGATTAATCCTCCAAAGGAATTTGGCGAAGTCACGATATTTGACATTGATAAAATAATTGAAATTATTGATGCGTATCCTAATAAGCTTATTATTATTGGAATAGGGAGACAGACAGATGTAGCTTTACCTTTTATTATTTATGGAAATGATGCTTATCAGACGGTAAATGCATTTTATATCATGGGTGGTGCCTTTCTTGTTCCTGGCAATGTTACTGCTGAGGCAGAAGCTAATTTTTATTCTGACCCTATTGCTGCGTATCAAGTCATGGAAAAAGGAAGAAACATTTTTTTACATCCATTAAACATAACGAATAAAGCGATTATCCCACCTGAAACGATTGATTATCTAGCGCAAAATAGCCGATCAGCTTTTAAACCTATTATCAAGCCTGCATACGATTATTACTTGAATGCATATAAGAAGAATGTACCTGGTATACAGGCTGCACCGCTACATGATGTATTAACCATTAGTGCCCTAGCTAATCCATCCCTCGTAAAATACTTACCTAGAAGAGTAACAATTGAACAATTTGGGGCAGCAAGAGGAAAGAGCATTGCCGACTTCCGACCAAAACCGGACCCGCAGCCGAAGGAAACCCTTGATTGGATTGGAATGGAAGTGGATATTCCAAAGTTTATTGAGAACTTTACTACTGTTTTTATGGCATAG